One window of Triplophysa rosa linkage group LG10, Trosa_1v2, whole genome shotgun sequence genomic DNA carries:
- the yipf4 gene encoding protein YIPF4 → MQFSPTNGDFTFVSSTDAEELSGTIDAPDITLNMGPASARDPYATTFLKQRGYGWLLEVEDDDSEDTKPLLEELDIDLKDIYYKIRCVLMPMPSLGFNRQVVRDNPDFWGPLAVVLLFSMISIYGQFRVVSWIITIWIFGSLTIFLLARVLGGEVSYGQVLGVIGYSLLPLIVIAPLLLVIGGFEVVSTLIKLFGVFWAAYSAASLLVGDEFKTKKPLLIYPIFLLYIYFLSLYTGV, encoded by the exons ATGCAGTTCTCTCCCACCAACGGAGATTTTACCTTCGTTTCATCGACAGACGCTGAAG AACTCAGCGGTACCATTGATGCCCCGGATATCACCCTGAATATGGGCCCTGCTTCGGCCAGGGACCCCTATGCCACCACTTTTCTTAAACAGAGGGGTTATGGCTGGTTGCTGGAGGTGGAAGATGATGACTCTGAGGACACTAAACCGCTCCT GGAGGAGTTGGACATTGATCTAAAGGACATATACTACAAAATCAGATGTGTGTTGATGCCCATGCCCTCACTGGGATTCAACAGACAGGTAGTGAGGGACAACCCTGATTTCTGGGGTCCCTTGGCTGTTGTGCTGCTCTTCTCTATGATCTCCATCTACGGACagttcagg GTTGTTTCCTGGATTATTACTATCTGGATATTTGGATCTCTGACGATTTTCCTTCTTGCAAGAGTGCTTGGTGGAGAG GTGTCTTATGGGCAAGTCCTAGGAGTGATTGGATACTCTTTGCTCCCACTCATTGTAATAGCTCCCCTTCTCCTGGTCATTGGTGGTTTTGAAGTTGTCTCAACGCTCATTAAA CTTTTTGGAGTGTTCTGGGCTGCTTACAGTGCAGCCTCTTTACTTGTGGGTGATGaattcaaaacaaagaaacccCTCCTCATATATCCCATCTTCCTTTTGTACATCTACTTCCTGTCGCTGTATACTGGAGTCTGA